The Lutibacter profundi region TACAAAGATTCATAAAATAAAATATGGTATTAAATTGTATATTTGCAAACTTATGAATGTAGATGAAATAAAGGAAATAAAAGAACTACTTTCTACACCCAAAAAAGTAGTTATTGTACCACATAAAAACCCTGATGGAGACGCTGTAGGAGCAAGTTTAGCAGTATACCTTTATCTATTAAAAAAAGGACACCAAGTTACTGTTGTAAGCCCCAATGACTATCCAGATTTTTTGAAGTGGTTACCAAAATCAAAAGAGGTATATAAATTTGATATGCAAAATAGGCAGTCAAAAAGAGCTATTGATGAGGCATCAATAATTTTTTTATTAGATTTTAATGCCTTACACAGAATTGGCAGTGATATGCAGCATTATTTAGAACAATTTTCAGGAGATTTTATAATGATTGATCATCATCAACAACCAGATGACGTTGCAAAGTATTTGTATTCAGATACTTCAATCTGTTCAACTTGTCAAATGGTGTACCATTTTTTAGAGAAATTAGATGATTTAGATAAAATTGACACTGATATTTCAACGTGTTTATATACGGGTATTATGACTGATACAGGCTCTTTCAGGTTTCCATCTACAACAAGTACTACTCATAAAATTATAGCAAATTTAATTGATAAAGGAGCAGATAATGCAAAAATTCACAACAATGTTTACGATACAAATTCCTATGGTAGATTACAGCTTTTAGGGAGGGCTTTAAGTAATTTGGTAGTTATTGATAAACTAAAAACGGCTTATATTACGTTAACTCAACAAGATTTAGATGAATTTAATTATCAAAAAGGAGATACCGAAGGAGTTGTAAATTATGCACTTTCACTTAAAGAAATTATTTTTGCAGTTATTTTTATTGAAGATATAGACCAGAAAATTATTAAAATTTCATTGCGGTCAAAAGGTAAGTTTTCTGTTAATAAATTTGCAAGAGAACATTTTGATGGAGGAGGACATGATAATGCAGCAGGAGGGAAATCACTCATTTCTTTAGATGCAACGGTCTCAAAATTTTTGAGTATACTTCCTAATTATAAAAATGAATTATTAAGCTCTTATGAAGAATAAAGTTGTAATTTATATTCTTGTTTTCACCTTGTTTTCTTGTGCGAATTCAATACCTAGAAAACCCATAGTAAGAAAAACTACTTCACTAATGAAGGAGTCAGTTTCATTCAATAAATCTTTAAATAAACTTGAAGAAAATAAGTTTAAAGAGATAATTAAAAATGATTCATTAAATAGTTACAATGCTTCATCAAGTGGTTTTTGGTATAAATTTAACAATAAGAATTCAGCAAGTTATTTACCTCAGAGAGGTGATAATTTGGTTTATACCTATGAAGTTTATGATATAAATAATAACATTATTTACTCTAAAGATGAAATAGGAGAACAAACATATGTTGTAGATAAGCAAGAAATAATAGAAGGTCTTAGAAATGGATTGAAATTGATGAGAGAAGGTGATAATGTAACTTTTTTATTTCCATCTCATAAAGTTTTTGGATATTTGGGAGATCAAAAAAAAATAGGCATAAATCAGCCTTTAATATATAAAGTTCAATTAAATAAAATAAATAAGCAAAATGAAAGTAATTAAGTTTTTAGTAATTATTACGCTAGTTTCAACAGTTTTATCGTGTAATAGTAAAGGAGTTACAAAAAAATCGTTAAAAAATGATATCGATACCGTGAGTTATGCCTTAGGAATGGATATAGCTAAAAAGCTAAAAGTAAATTTCTCAGAAGTAGATAAAGACCTATTTATGCAAGGAGTTATAAGTGGTATTGATTCTACAGATATTTTAATAAACCCAGAGAAGATAGAAGTGATTATAAGATCATTTTTTCAAAAAAAACAAGCTGAAGTTAGAAAGAAAAAACAAGAAGAAGCATTGAAAAAAGTGGAAGCTGAGTTTGGTGATGCAAAAAAAGCAGGTGAAAAGTTTTTAGAAGAAAATAAATCGAAAAAAGGAGTTAATGTTACAGAAAGTGGGCTGCAATATATTATTTTAAAAGAAGGAAAAGGAGATAAACCAAGCGCAACTTCAAGTGTGAAAGTACACTATAAAGGAATGCTTGTAGATGGAACCGTGTTTGATAGTTCGTTAGATAAAGGGATGCCTGCTACATTTGCGGTAAACAGAGTAATTAAAGGGTGGACAGAAGGACTTCAATTAATGAGTGTTGGTTCTAAGTATAAATTTTTTATTCCTCAGGAATTGGCTTATGGTGCTTTTCCGCGCAACGGCGGTAAAATACCACCATTTGCGCCGCTAGTTTTTGAAGTAGAATTATTGGAAATTGTAAAATAGATGAAAACAGTTAAATTTTTTATTCCTATTTTTTTAGTACTTATTGCATCTTGTAAACCAACTAAGTATGCTGATTTAGCTGATGGTTTGTATGCGAATATGGAAACAAATAAAGGCGATATTTTATTAAAACTAGAATTTGAAAAAACACCAATAACAGTTGCTAATTTTGTTTCCTTAGCAGAAGGAACTAATAAACAGTTACCAGATTCATTAAAAGGGAAACCATATTATAATGGTATTACTTTTCATAGAGTTATAAAAGACTTTATGATTCAAGGTGGTGACCCAACAGGTACAGGTGAAGGAGATCCAGGCTATAAGTTTAAAGATGAATTCCCTAAAAACAATAAAGGGGAATTATTGTTGAAACACGATAAATCAGGCGTTTTATCAATGGCTAACTCAGGTTCAGATACAAATGGAAGTCAATTTTTCATCACACATAAAGCAACTCCTTGGTTAGATGGCAAGCATACTGTTTTTGGCAGTGTTATCAAAGGGCAAAATGTAGTAGATTCAATTGTTCAAAATGATACTATAATAAATGTAGATATTATAAAAATAGGAAAAGCTGCACGAAAGTTTAATGCAAAAAAAGTATTTTCAAGTTTTTATAAAAATTATGCTGAGGAGCAAATTAAAAAACAGCAAAAAATTAAAAATGCGATAGATAATACCTTAGCATTAATTGATGAAAATATAGCAAAAGCAACTGAACTTCCTTCAGGGTTGAAAATGACCATTATTGAAACTAAAAATGGAGAAAAACCTAAAAAAGGTGTTGATGTAAAAGTAAATTATGCGGGTTATTTTACGGATGGTAGATTGTTTGACACTAGTTATAAAGAGGTAGCAAAAGCATATCAAGTATATGATCATATACGTGATGATAAAGGTGGTTACGCCTCGTTTAGAACAATTTATAATTCTGAAGCTAGATTGATTCCCGGATTTAGAGAAGGATTATTAAAAATGAGAATAGGAGATAAAGCTATGTTATTTATCCCTTCACATTTGGCTTATGGAACACAAGGAGCAGGAGATGTTATACCTCCAAATACCGATTTAGTTTTTGTAATAGAATTGGTAAAGGTAGTTTCCAATAAACAATAATTAAATATAAGTTAGGGCTTATGTTAGAAACACTTTTGAATAAAGACATAGAGCTACTAATCTATTTAAATAATTTAGGTTCAGTACAATGGGATGGGTTTTGGTTATTTGTTACAAATAAATTTAGCGCCATTCCATTGTATTTATTGTTACTTTATCTTGGGTACAAACAATACGGTATCAAAAAAATAGTGATAGCAGTACTTTTTATTGTTTTGCTAATTACTTTTTCTGATCAAACAAGTAATCTTTTTAAATATGGTTTCAAAAGGTTACGTCCGTGCCACAATGAAAATATTTCTAATTTAATAAGATTTGTTGGAAATAGATGTGGAGGTTTATATTCTTACTTTTCAGGACATGCAACAAACTCAATGGCAATTGCAGTGTTTTTTGGTTTCCTATTAAAAAATAAATACAACTATTTATTTTCTATATTAATTTTTTGGGCTTTACTGGTTGCTTATAGTAGAATTTATGTTGGTGTTCATTTCCCATTAGATGTTTTTACAGGAATTCTTTTTGGTCTTCTATATGGTCTTCTATTTTACAAACTCTTTAATTTATTTTTAAAAAAGTTTATGAAGTAACATTATAAATTTGTTTATTGAGTGGATTTAAAAATATTAAAAAGAAAATTACACCAAAGGCTAATTCATACAGCTCCCATTTTCTATCTGAATTCACAAAAAATATCAATCCGGTTGAAGCTAAAAAAGCTATAGTATGATGCCATTTTACAATTGGGATTGCAAATAAATTTATAAGCTTCTGAATAGATTTAAATTTTCTATAGAGCACAGGAAGAATTAAAATGTAAATTATTAAAATAATAGTTAAAAGCTGACTGAATATAATTTTATTTATTTTTTTACCTTCAACAACCATATTGTGTAAATTAGTTTCACCTTGGGCATTATTTTCTATAAAATACTCTGATGATTGAATATTAAAAATACGCTGACCCCAAGAAATTTCTTCACCAGCACCAAATAAAAACACCAATGCCATACCTAGAACACCTATTTTCCAATAAATATTTTTGTGTTTAAAAAGTTTAAAAAATCTGTAAAATAATAATACACTTGAAAAGAAAATAAATATAAACTGGCTGTTTTCTATAAAGCCATCTTCTTTACTGTAAACAGTATCAAAATATGTAATATTTGTTGAAGCATAATAAATACCAATTGCAAATGCAATAATTAGAAATGCATAACCAAGATAGTCTGTTTTTGTAAGTGTTTTTATATTCATAAGTCAAAAGTACTATTTTTTTGAGATTAAATAAAACTGTCGAATTAAACGTTCTTTGCTTTTGCTTCCTACGTTCAAATTATATGTTTCAATAAGTTTAGTGTTGTAATCATTTTCTAATTGAGCTAAAATTAGTTTAATGTCCTTATTCATTAAAAGTAATCCAAATTGATTTTCATTAGGGATTTTCAACTTTTCATTTTTATAAACATTTTTTAAAATACCATTATAATCCCATAATAATTCAGGAGTAATTTCACCTATTACATACGCTTTAATGTTGTAGCTCCTTTCAAGTTTATGAAGTTTATGAATTGAATTAAAGGCTTTATTTTTAGTTAAACTTTTTGAAATAGGTAATCCAAAGGTAAAAATGGTAACCATAAATAAAATGGTTAAATAAAATACAGACTTTATCTTTTGTTGAAATAATTTTTTAATAATTAGAAGCCCTATTAAAAAGATAGATATTGATGTTAAGACATAACTTACCCAGTGTTGTTGAATAGCTTCATTAAGAAAAAAATAAAGTGCAAATGGTAAAATTAGACCTAATAATGCGATGAGTAAGAAATTAAAATAAACCGGGTAAATTTCAATTTTACGCTTCATTTTAGAAAAATTAGTAATTAAATATTGTATGTAAAAACCAGTATTTAAGGCTAATGGAATTAATACAGGAACTAAATAGCGAGGTTTTTTTTCTGGAATTAGTGAAAGTAAAATTACAGCAATTATAGTCCACCAAAATGTGAATTTATATACTTTGTTATTTTCAACACGATTCCTTAAATAAGGATATAACAAACTTATAAAAGCTGGAATTGCCCATAAACCAGATTGAATAAAAAAGCTCCAGTAGTAATAAAAAGGTTTTACATTGTAACTACTCCAATTTGCGGTTTCTTTACCTGCAATTTCTAAAAACGCCTTAGAATCTGCTAAGCGAACGTATATAAACCACCAACCACCAATAATTATAAATAAAATTACAAAGCTAATTAGCGGAGCAATTTTGGTTTTCAATTTTTTAAATTTATAGGTTATACCATAAGAGATTAAAAAAGGTAATAAAATTGCATAAATTGAAACAGGCCCTTTACTTAAAAATGATAAGCCAACAAAAATAGCAGCAATTAAAGCTTTTTCCCAGCTTACTTTTTCTTCTTCAAAAAATTGAAATATATAATATACGCCAGCTAACATAAATCCGTGTGTAAAAATATCCCAAGGAGCCTCGTTAATAATAGCAATAATATAAAATGAAGTAACTAAAATAAAACCATTTTGAAGACTCTGTTTTTTTGATAGCTCAAGTTTTAACGATAAAAAATAACCAAAAACACCTAAAAATAACACCATAATTGCTGCAGGTAATCGTAAAGCGAATAGATTATCCATTCCAAAAATCAAACCTGAAATTGCTGTAATCCAGGTTGGTAATGGGGGTTTTTGGTAACGTGCTTCACCATTCATTGTAGTTAAAATCCAGTTGTTATCATGTACCATTTCACGTGCAGTGATAAAATTGCGAGCTTCCATAATGGTTACGTTTGGAACATTTAAATGCACTAATAGCATCAATAAAACAACAATTGATAAAGATGCTATTGGATATTTTTCAATGGTTTTTATCATTTAGAAAGAGCTATAATTTTAAATATAAGTTATTTATTTTTTGAAGATATAAATACCTTTTTTGTAATTAGAGTCTATTTTTTTTAATAAACTCATTTCTTGGTTATCAATATTTTTAATTTTTTTAGTTGGAATAATAATTAAAAATGGGTTTTTGGTTTTAAAAGCTTCTTTTAATTTATGAGTATTCTCAATAGTTTTCATGTTACCTTTTGTATAAAACTGTCCAGAATAACTTTTATTTTGCCAATGATAAATAGGAATATTATTATCTGCGGTATTTTCAATTAGGTATTTATCAGTGTTTATGTAAAACTCTTTTTTGTCACTAATAGTTAATCCAATATAAAATAACAAGGCAATAAATGGAAAAAACAAACTCCCAATAATAATTTTTTTTCTATGTAAAATAGTTTTCCACCAATGTGTTATTAGCAAAGCAATAGGCACCATTACAGGTAAAATATAAGGGTGAATTAAACTTTTTGAAACTGTAAAAAATAGAGGAGTCCATAGTAGCCAAAAAAGTAAAAATGTAACCCATTTATTTTTAAATATAACGGTTTTATTTTTCCATAATTTACGAATTGTTATTTGAATCCAAGGAAGTGCAAACAATACTAAAAATATCCAAATCATTCCAAGTGGTTGAGATTTAGGGAAACCATATTTATCACCTTTCCAACTAGAGTCTAAAAACCTTTTAAAATGTTCTCCAACAATAAAGTAATCTATAAAACCAGGTGTTTTTTGTTCTGCCAAATAATACCAAGGAATCGCAATTATTGCTGTTATTAGTATTCCTAAAATCCATGGAAAGAATTTCCATAAGTTTTTAAATTCTTTAAAAACAACAAGCCAAATAAAAATAGGAGGCCCTGTTAAAATAATTATAATAGGACCTTTTGCAAGTAAACCTAAACCTATACCTACAAAAAACAAATATTTCCAAATTTTTTGTTTGTTGTTGATTCCTTCCCAAAAAGAAATCATAACTAGCGTAACACAAAATGCTAAGGCAGTATCTGTTGAAACAACACCAGCATGAATTAAAAACTCAGGAATTGTTAAGAGTATTACCCCTGGAATAAAGAAATCTAACCCTTTTCGTTTAGCGTATTTACCTATAAGAAGCACCATTAAAATGCTTAAAAGTAGATAAGGTAATCTAGCAGCAAACTCATTAACACCAAATAGTTCAAAGCTTATTGCAGATAACCAAGTTGAAAGAGGAGGCTTTGCCCAAAAGGGAACACCATAATCTATTTGTGGTGTAATCCAATTGTTAGTTTCAGCCATAATTCTAGCAATATTAGCGT contains the following coding sequences:
- a CDS encoding FKBP-type peptidyl-prolyl cis-trans isomerase — encoded protein: MKVIKFLVIITLVSTVLSCNSKGVTKKSLKNDIDTVSYALGMDIAKKLKVNFSEVDKDLFMQGVISGIDSTDILINPEKIEVIIRSFFQKKQAEVRKKKQEEALKKVEAEFGDAKKAGEKFLEENKSKKGVNVTESGLQYIILKEGKGDKPSATSSVKVHYKGMLVDGTVFDSSLDKGMPATFAVNRVIKGWTEGLQLMSVGSKYKFFIPQELAYGAFPRNGGKIPPFAPLVFEVELLEIVK
- a CDS encoding peptidylprolyl isomerase; translation: MKTVKFFIPIFLVLIASCKPTKYADLADGLYANMETNKGDILLKLEFEKTPITVANFVSLAEGTNKQLPDSLKGKPYYNGITFHRVIKDFMIQGGDPTGTGEGDPGYKFKDEFPKNNKGELLLKHDKSGVLSMANSGSDTNGSQFFITHKATPWLDGKHTVFGSVIKGQNVVDSIVQNDTIINVDIIKIGKAARKFNAKKVFSSFYKNYAEEQIKKQQKIKNAIDNTLALIDENIAKATELPSGLKMTIIETKNGEKPKKGVDVKVNYAGYFTDGRLFDTSYKEVAKAYQVYDHIRDDKGGYASFRTIYNSEARLIPGFREGLLKMRIGDKAMLFIPSHLAYGTQGAGDVIPPNTDLVFVIELVKVVSNKQ
- a CDS encoding ArnT family glycosyltransferase, with protein sequence MIKTIEKYPIASLSIVVLLMLLVHLNVPNVTIMEARNFITAREMVHDNNWILTTMNGEARYQKPPLPTWITAISGLIFGMDNLFALRLPAAIMVLFLGVFGYFLSLKLELSKKQSLQNGFILVTSFYIIAIINEAPWDIFTHGFMLAGVYYIFQFFEEEKVSWEKALIAAIFVGLSFLSKGPVSIYAILLPFLISYGITYKFKKLKTKIAPLISFVILFIIIGGWWFIYVRLADSKAFLEIAGKETANWSSYNVKPFYYYWSFFIQSGLWAIPAFISLLYPYLRNRVENNKVYKFTFWWTIIAVILLSLIPEKKPRYLVPVLIPLALNTGFYIQYLITNFSKMKRKIEIYPVYFNFLLIALLGLILPFALYFFLNEAIQQHWVSYVLTSISIFLIGLLIIKKLFQQKIKSVFYLTILFMVTIFTFGLPISKSLTKNKAFNSIHKLHKLERSYNIKAYVIGEITPELLWDYNGILKNVYKNEKLKIPNENQFGLLLMNKDIKLILAQLENDYNTKLIETYNLNVGSKSKERLIRQFYLISKK
- the gldI gene encoding gliding motility-associated peptidyl-prolyl isomerase GldI; the protein is MKNKVVIYILVFTLFSCANSIPRKPIVRKTTSLMKESVSFNKSLNKLEENKFKEIIKNDSLNSYNASSSGFWYKFNNKNSASYLPQRGDNLVYTYEVYDINNNIIYSKDEIGEQTYVVDKQEIIEGLRNGLKLMREGDNVTFLFPSHKVFGYLGDQKKIGINQPLIYKVQLNKINKQNESN
- a CDS encoding phosphatase PAP2 family protein encodes the protein MLETLLNKDIELLIYLNNLGSVQWDGFWLFVTNKFSAIPLYLLLLYLGYKQYGIKKIVIAVLFIVLLITFSDQTSNLFKYGFKRLRPCHNENISNLIRFVGNRCGGLYSYFSGHATNSMAIAVFFGFLLKNKYNYLFSILIFWALLVAYSRIYVGVHFPLDVFTGILFGLLYGLLFYKLFNLFLKKFMK
- a CDS encoding DHH family phosphoesterase, with product MNVDEIKEIKELLSTPKKVVIVPHKNPDGDAVGASLAVYLYLLKKGHQVTVVSPNDYPDFLKWLPKSKEVYKFDMQNRQSKRAIDEASIIFLLDFNALHRIGSDMQHYLEQFSGDFIMIDHHQQPDDVAKYLYSDTSICSTCQMVYHFLEKLDDLDKIDTDISTCLYTGIMTDTGSFRFPSTTSTTHKIIANLIDKGADNAKIHNNVYDTNSYGRLQLLGRALSNLVVIDKLKTAYITLTQQDLDEFNYQKGDTEGVVNYALSLKEIIFAVIFIEDIDQKIIKISLRSKGKFSVNKFAREHFDGGGHDNAAGGKSLISLDATVSKFLSILPNYKNELLSSYEE
- a CDS encoding ArnT family glycosyltransferase; the encoded protein is MDKTEARYANIARIMAETNNWITPQIDYGVPFWAKPPLSTWLSAISFELFGVNEFAARLPYLLLSILMVLLIGKYAKRKGLDFFIPGVILLTIPEFLIHAGVVSTDTALAFCVTLVMISFWEGINNKQKIWKYLFFVGIGLGLLAKGPIIIILTGPPIFIWLVVFKEFKNLWKFFPWILGILITAIIAIPWYYLAEQKTPGFIDYFIVGEHFKRFLDSSWKGDKYGFPKSQPLGMIWIFLVLFALPWIQITIRKLWKNKTVIFKNKWVTFLLFWLLWTPLFFTVSKSLIHPYILPVMVPIALLITHWWKTILHRKKIIIGSLFFPFIALLFYIGLTISDKKEFYINTDKYLIENTADNNIPIYHWQNKSYSGQFYTKGNMKTIENTHKLKEAFKTKNPFLIIIPTKKIKNIDNQEMSLLKKIDSNYKKGIYIFKK